A window of Rhizobium sp. BT04 genomic DNA:
TGTCGATCGCCGTTGTGGTGATCGGCGGCACGGCGGTTGCCGGCGGCGATTCCAACGTGCCGGGCATCTGGGGCGCATCGCTCTTCATGTTCCTGGTTGTCTCCATGCTCAACACCTACGGGGTCGGCGCCGGCATTCGCCTGATCATGACCGGCCTCATCATCATCAGCGTCATCATGCTTGCCGGCGGCCGCCGGGCCGGCATGCGATAATTGGGAAGACTGCCATGGCAGAGGCCAGCATCTACGAAATCCACGACCCGCGCTTCCGGCAGTTGATCGTCACGAGCGCCGGTCTCGACGAACTCTATTCCTCCTGCCGCTGGGCGGAGGGTCCCGTCTGGTTCAACGATGCGAACCAGCTCTTGTGGAGTGATATTCCCAACCAGCGCATGCTGCGATGGACGCCGGAAAGCGGCGTCTCCGTCTATCGGCAGCCCTCCAACTTCACCAACGGCCACACGCGCGACCGGCAGGGCCGGCTGATCTCCTGCGAACATGGTGCGCGCCGCGTCACCCGCACCGAGGTCGACGGCTCGATCACCGTGCTTGCCGATCGTTTCGAGGGCGCCAGGCTCAATTCGCCGAACGACGTGGTGGTGAAATCGGACGGCACGATCTGGTTCACCGATCCCACCTACGGCATCATGTCGGACTATGAAGGCTATCGCGCCATACCCGAGCAGCCGAGCCGCAACGTCTATCGGCTCGACCCGGCGACCGGCGTGCTTGCGGCTGTCGTCAAGGATTTCACCCAGCCGAACGGCCTCGCCTTCTCGCCCGACGAGACAATCCTCTATGTGGCGGATTCGGCCGCTAGCCATGACGAAAGCCTGCCGCGTCACATCCGCGCTTTCGACGTGGTCGACGGCGAAAGGCTCACCAACGGCCGCGTCTTCTGCCTGATCGACACCGGCATTCCGGATGGCATCCGCACCGACGTGAATGGAAACCTCTGGTCGAGTGCTGGGGATGGCGTGCACTGCTTCGACCCAATGGGCAAGCTGATCGGCAAGATCCGCGTGCCGCAAACCGTCGCCAACCTCACCTTCGGTGGCCCCAGACGCAATCGGCTGTTCATTGCGGCGACGCGGTCGGTTTATGCGGTCTATGTCGCAGTCAGCGGCGCTCAGGTGCCGTGAAAAGCTGACCCGCTCTAAACGGCAGCGGCGAGAGGCGGTGTCGAATATTGCGCGGTCGGATCCGGCAGCCCGAGGTTGGAACGCAGCGTGCCCTCGCCGTAGTCGCGCCGGTAGACACCTCTTTCCTGCAGGATCGGCACGACCCGGTCGACGAATTCGTCGAAGCCGCTGGGCGTCAGATGCGGTGCGAAGACAAATCCGTCGGCCGCGTCGGCCTGCACATAGCGGTTGATCTCGGTGGCGATTTCATCCGGCGTGCCGACGAAATGCTGCCGGCCGGTGACGCGAATGATCAGTTGGCGAATACTGAGCTTGTCGCGCTCGGCCAGCTCGCGCCAGACACGCGCGGTTTCCAGTCTGCCGGCGACGTCCTGATTGTTGGCGCGCCCCTGCGCCAGCCGCGTCTCGGAAATATCTGGCTCGATCTCAGGCAGAGGTCCCTCCGGGTCGTAGCTGGAAAGATCCCGGTTCCAGACTTGCTCCAGAAACACGATCGCATTCCTGGGGCTGACCTGCTGAAGACGGATCGCTCTCAGCTTCTCCTGCGCATCCGCCTGGGTGTCGCCGATGACGAAATTGGCGCCGGGCAGGATCTTCAGCGCATTCGGGCTGCGGCCGTATTTCGTCAGACGCCGCTTCACATCGGCATAGAAGGCCTGCCCGGCTTCGAGCGAGCCGTGGCGGGAATAGATCAGGTCGGCATGGCTGGCGGCAAGCTCGCGCCCCTCGTCGGAATCTCCCGCCTGCGCGATCACCGGCGCGCCTTGCGGAAGCGGCGACAATGCCGATTGCCCGCCAATGTCGAAATGCCTGGAACCGGCCGCGAAGCCCCCCTCGGTCCACAGCTTGCGCGCGGTTTCGAGGAATTCGCGGGCGCGTTCGTAGCGCTCCCGGTGCGGCAGGTGATCGCCACGACGGAAATTCGCGCCGGTAAATGCGCCCGGGGAGGTGACGACATTCCAGCCGGCACGTCCGCCGGAGAGAATATCGAGCGTCGCCAGTTGCCGCGCCAGCGGATAGGGTTCGTTGAAGGTGGTGGTCAGGGTGCCGATCAGGCCGACATGATCGGTGATCGATGCCAGCGCCGTCAGGATCGCCAGCGTATTGGGGCGACCGGCGACATCAAGCTCATGGAAGCGGCCACCCTGCTCGCGGACCCGCAGACCCTCCGCCAGAAAGATGAAGTCGAATTTTCCGCGCTCCACGGTTTCGGCAAAATGCCGGAACGACGAAAACGCGATCTGGCTTCCGGCCGCCGGATCGCTCCAGACTGTGAAGTTGTTGACGCCGGGAAACTGGGCTCCCAGGATAACCTGTTTCTTGGTCATGGACGGTCCTTTCCGCTCACGCAGCAGAGGTGTAGCGATTGATGGCCTTGGGCAGGCCGAGGCGCTCGCGAAGCGTCCCGCTTCCCGGCTTTCGTAAAAGAGACGCGGCTCTGAGCGCCGGAAGGAGTTCGTTGACGAGGTGATCGAGTTGGCTGGGATCTCGGAGGATCAGGCGGACACCATCGGCGCCTGATGCTGCGACCCGGGCAACTTGCGCGGCAAACCCGGCGACGGAAATCGGCTCAGCATCGACGTCGAGATCGACAAAGACGGCTTGTGTTTTCGGATTACCTGGAAGGGTGCGGAGATTGATCCTTTCCGGGATGCCGGGCCGAATGAAGACGACATCGGCCGTGGCCGAGGCGTCGTCGCCTTCGATCTGGACGGCGGCCACGACCGGCTGGCCTTGCGGCGGGCGCGGTGTGATGGACGGCCCGAGGACTTTGAATGCCGCGCTTTCGAAATTGATGTAGTGCAGTTTGGCGCCGTCCAAGAAGCGAAAGCTCTCCCGGTCGCGGATGATGGCGTCTTCTTCCCAGCTGTCCCACAGGCGGCGGATGACCTCGATCGCGTCTTTTGCGTCCTGTTCCAGTGCCGCCCCGTCTGTCGTGGGAAAACCGTCGAGTGCGCCGATCGCCTGCTTTGCCTGCAGGGCGCGATCGCCGCGGAGCTGTTGCGCGAAAAGCCCGGCCCGGCCCTCGCTGACATAATCCAGGGTCGCGATGGCGGTCGAAATGTGGAAAGGTTCCAGATAGTTGACCGGGGCGCCGGCGATGATGCCGATCTTGCGGCTGCGCGGCGCCAGCCAGTTGGCAAGCAGAATGGCATCCAGCCCGTCGCCGCCGGCTGCAGCGAAACCGTCCTCCAAAGTGATGAATTCGACCACCTCGTCAAGACGGGAAACCAGGGTCCGCCAAAAATCGCGCTGGGAGGCGTGGTTGTCGAACGGGTATACGGCGAGATCAACGCCGATGCCGACTTGAAGTCCATTGGGAAGCGTCATGATCTGTTCCGTTGGAATGGTAGATTGGTAATGGCGCTCGCGCCGTCATGCGGCGGAGGCGTCGTGGCTTGCCAGCCGGTCCCTGATCTTCGCTTCCTGTGCTGTCTTCAGCGCGGTGACCCGCGCAGTCGCCTCTTCGAAGGAGGCTGCGGGCGGATAGATCGGTGTTGTCCCCACCTGCCCTGCCTTTTCGCCGATATGTTTTTCGAACGGCAGCGAACGATAGAGAGAGGGATCGGCTGATGGATCGAACAGCGGGCGGTAGCCGAGCGACAGATAAAGGGCGACCGCCTCGGGCTGGCGGAAGCCTGTCGAGAGATAGGATCTGGTGTAACCAAGCTGCGCGGCGCTTTCCTCGAGCGCCAGAACGATGGCGCGGGCCAAGCCCTGACGCCTGAGATGCGGATGCGTCCAGATCCGCTTCATTTCGGCCGTCTCATCGTCGTGGCTCATGAAGGCGCCGCCGGCAACGGTTTGACCATTCCGCTGCAGCAGCAGGAAATCTCCCAATGGATGGGAAAACAGCGAAACGGGATAACGGAAGATCTCCGCCCGCGCCCCGCCGGGGCGGCTCGCGGCTCCGTATCTCCCGTCATATTCGCTGACCAGCCCGTCGATCAGGGGCTGGGCAGCAGGGTCCAGCAATGATGACCGGACAACTATATCAGTCATGAACACGCCTCCGATGAAGGTCTGATCGCTTCCGGATGCGGTTTCAGTAAATGCCCTGAAGGTCGTCCGGCGCGCGCCTAGCATCGTCAGCATGCCCGATCGGAGGATCGGTTTGCACGGCATGATTGTTGCGTTTGCCGCCGAATATTAAAAGATCATTGCTCGATTTGATAGTTTACTAAAATTATAGATTGCGTGTTTTAATCGACCTGCCGGGTCGGGAGCAGATATGTCATACGCCCTCAGTTTTCTCGATAAAAGTCCGATCCATGGCCCGGAACCGGCAGCCGCAGCGCTGCAACGCAGCCTGAGCCTGGCCAAAAGGGCCGAGGATCTCGGCTATCGGCGGTTCTGGGTGGCCGAACATCATAACTCTCCCAGCCTCGCAAGCTCGTCGCCTGAGGTGTTGATCTCATTTCTGCTGGCTCGAACAAGCCGCATCAACATCGGCTCCGGCGGAGTCATGCTCCAGCATTACAGTGCCTACAAGGTCGCGGAGAATTTCAACCTGCTTGCCGCTCTCGCGCCGGGCCGGGTCGATCTCGGCGTCGGCAAGGCGCCCGGGGGCCTGCCGCTGTCGACGCGCGCCCTGCAGCAGGCCTACGACCCCGAACGCAAGCCGTCCTTCTCAGAGCAATTGACCGAACTCGATGGTTTTCTGCACCACGGAGACGCCGGCCAATCGCAGGACGAACGTCCTGTCGCCTTTCCGGTGCCGGACCAGCCGCCCGGCCGCTTTGTGCTCGGCGCAAGTGCGGAGAGCGCGACGCTCGCCGCCCGTCTCGGATGGGGCTTTGTCTATGCCGCGCATATCCACGGAGATGCGAGCGCGATCGCCGAAGCGCTGGCGGCTTACCGCAATGCGGGCGGCACATCGGCGCTGTTGGCCCTGAGCGTCATCACCGCAGAAACGAATGCGCTTGCCGAAAGCATCGGCGGCGAGACCCGCCGGTTCCGGGTCGAGGTCGAAGGCGGCCAGGCAGTGAATGTCGGCAGCGAGGATCAGGCGCGCGAATATGTGCGCCAGTCGGGCAAGACGCAGTACCAGATCGAGGAGCGAAGCCCGCGCCTCATTCGCGGCACGCCGTCGAGCGTCCATGCCGAGCTGCAGCAGCTGCACAGGACCTATGGTGTCGCCGAATTCATCATTGACTGCCCGCTGTCGGATGGGGCGCAACGCCTGAAAACGATCGAACTCCTGGCAGCCGGGCGCGCAGCCATCGCCGCCTGATCATCGGACAACAAATCGGGGGGCCATCACCGTGGTAACAAGACGAGATTTTCTAGCCGGCACCGGCATTGCGGCCCTCTCCCTGTCGGCAGGATTGCGGCCTTCCCCGACAGAGGCCAAGGATCTGCCGGCCAGCGGCGGCTCGCTGAGCTGGGGCGTCGAAACGGAACCGAGCACGCTCAATCCGCATCTGAACGGCCAAGCCAAGGCCAAGCTGATCCTGCGGAATGCCTATGAAACATTGCTGGCCCGCACGCCGGATGGCGGCTACGTGCCGTGGCTGGCGAAAAGCTATTCGGTCTCCGACGATGGCAAGACCTATACTTTCACCCTGCGCGACGATGTGACCTTCAGTGACGGCGAAAAGCTCGATGCGGCCGCCGTGGCGCTCAACTTCACCAAGCTGAAAGAGCCGACCTATTCCGGCAGCATCAGTGCCGGTCACGTTTCGTATGTCTCCGAAGCGATTGCGGTGGATTCCCACACGGTGGTGCTGAAGCTTAACGACGCCTATTCGCCCTTCCTCGACGGCGCCGCCGGCATAGAGATCCTGTCGCCGAAATCATTCTCGTCGTCGCAGCTGAAGTCGGGTGGCCCTGACATCGCAGGCACTGGCCCCTTCATTCTCGACCGCTATGTCAAGGGCCAGGAAATCCGCTTCAAGAAGAACCCTGGTTATAATTGGGCTCCTGAAAACGCAGCTCATCAGGGCCCTGCCTATCTCGACGAGGTGATTTATCGTTTCCTGCCGGAGTCGGCGGTGCGAACGGGCGCGCTGACCTCCGGACAGGTGCATGTCATCGAAGGCATAGCCGGCAATGATGCTGCCGTTTTCAAGGACAATCCGGATTTCACCTACCAAAGCGCCATCAACACCGGAACGCCCTACACGCTCTTCCTCAACGTGACGGCCGGCCCGACCACCGACGTCAAAGTGCGCAAGGCGGTGTTGGCGGCCATCGACGTGGAGCGGGTGATCGCCTCGGTCTATCGCGGGGAACGCAAGCGTGCCTGGGGCATTCTCACGCCCGCCGACACGGATTTTTACGACAAGAGCATCGAGGGCCGTTACGGCTTCGACGCTGGGCTCGCCAACAGCCTTCTCGACGAGGCAGGCTGGACCGCAAGGGACGCCGATGGTTTCCGCACGAAGGATGGCAAGCGCCTGACCATCGAGATCGTGCAGTCCCAGGCGACGCTGCGTGACCAGCGCGACATCCTCCTCCAGGCCGTCCAGGCGCAGGCCCGCCAGAACGCCGGCATCGATCTTGCCTTGCAATATGTCGATGCCGGGACCTATGCGAACCGTCAGAAGGACGGGCAGTACGGCATCATCCCCAATTCGACCACGACGCAGGAAAACGGCGTCACCATCTATTTCCATTATCTGCCGCGCGCCAAGGGCGGATCGATCAATTACAGCCGCACGGAAGCACCGGAAATTTCCGCCTGGCTTGCTGAAGCTGCCTCGACGCTCGATGCCGGGAAACGCTTCGAGATCTACGCTGAACTGCAGCGCTTTGCGCTGCTCGATCAAGCGCTCGGACTGCCGCTCTATGTGCCTGATGATCAGATCGCCGCCTCCATTGCGGTCAAGGGCGTCGGTTTCCGGCCGTTCAAGCGGCTTCCTGAAAACGCATACGACATCTGGCTGCAGCAGCCGGCATGAGCCGAGCTCCGTCGGCTTTCCAACAAGGGAGACAAAACCGAAATGCCTATCCGCAGACAGTTCCTGACCGTGACCGCAGCCGTTCTTGCGGCCTCCATGCTGCCGGGTCTTTCCATTGCTGAAGATGCCAAGCCTGTTAGTGGCGGCAAGTTGGCATGGGGCGTCGAAACGGAGCCCGCCACGCTCAACCCGCAACTGAACGGCCAGGACAAGACCAAGCTTCTGCTGCGCAACGCCTATGAATCGCTGCTCGCCCGAACGGCCAAGGGTGGATACGTTCCGTGGCTGGCGACCGAGTACAAGATTTCCGAGGACGGCAAGACCTACACATTCAAGCTGCGCAATGACGTCAGCTTCACCGATGGCCAGAAACTGAACGCTGAAGCCATCGTGACGAATTTCACCAAGCTCAAGGATGCGGCCTATTCCGGCAGTGTCAGCGCCGGCCCGGTCTCGCGTATCGAGGAGGTGAAGGCCGTGGGCGACGACACCGTCTCCTTCACGCTCAAGCAGGTCTATGCCCCTTTCCTCGACTATGTCGCCAGCTTGGAAATCCTCTCTCCTTCCGCTTTCGCCTCTTCGCAGCTGAAGTCCGGAGGACCTGAAATCGCCGGCACCGGACCCTTCATCCTGAAGCGCTACGCCAAGGGCCAGGAAATCCAGTTCGCCAAAAACCCCTCCTATAACTGGGCGCCGAAAATTGCAGCCCATCAGGGGCCGGCCTATCTCGACGAAGTGACCTATCGCTTTCTGCCGGAATCCTCGGTGCGGGCCGGGGCGCTCACCTCAGGCCAGGTCGACGTGATCGAAGGCATTTCCGGCAATGATGCGGCGCTGTTTAAGGAAAATGCCGATTTCAGCTATCAGACCGCATTGAACACCGGCACGCCCTATTCGCTCTTCCTGAAGGTCACCTGGGGGCCAACCCAGGATATCCAGGTGCGAAAGGCGCTGGTGGCGTCCATCGATGTGGATGCCGTGTTGAAAGCAGTCTATCGCGGCGAGCGCACGCGGGCCTGGGGCATCACCTCCCCGATCGATCCGCAGTTCTACGACAAGAGCATCGAAAAGGCCTACGGCGCCGATCCGAAGCTCGCCAACCGCCTGCTGGATGAAGCCGGCTGGACGACGCGCGATGCCGACGGTTTCCGCACGAAGGACGGCAAGCGTCTGACCATCGAGGTCGTTCAGGCCCAGGCCACGGTGCGCGACCAGCGCGACGTGCTGCTGCAGGCGCTGCAGGCGCAGGCGCGTCAGAATGCCGGCATCGATCTCGCCATCGTCTTCGTCGATGCGGGCACCTATACGGACCGGCGCAAAACCGGCCAGTTCGGCTCGATCGCCAATTCCAATACACCGACCGACGCCATCGACATCGAATATCACTACCTGCCCCTGGATAAGGGCGGCACCATCAATTACAGCCGCGCCGCCGCGCCTGAACTGGCGCAATGGCTGAACGAGGCCGCCTCGACCCTCGACAACAAGAAGCGCTTCGAACTCTATGCGGGTCTGCAGCGCTTTGCCATTGTCGACCAGGCTTATGCCCTGCCGCTGTACGAGCCTGAGGATCAGGTGGCGGCAGCCGACTATGTGAAGGGCATCAGCTTCCGTCCCTTCAAGCAGCTGCCCGAAAGCGCCTACGACATCTGGCGCAGCGAATAACTCCGTCCCGTCAACGCAACCCGGCGGTCGTGGCCGCAGGGCCCATGCAGGAGCGACAGACAATGACTGCTGATAACACGACGGTCCTGGGCAAGGCGCCCGCCGCCTTTTTCTCGCGGCGGCGCCGGCTGAATCGCAACAGCCTGAGCTCGCAGATCCTGGCCCGGTTCGGCTCCGGTATCCTTGTTCTGTGGGCGGCGGTGAGCCTGAGCTTCATCAGTCTCCAGCTCGCCCCTGGCGACATTGTCAGCCTTCTGATCGGTGAACAGTTGCGAACGCCGGAGGTGGAAGCCGCCATCCGCGCCGAGTGGGGTCTGGATGAGCCGCTGCTGACGCAATATTTCTCATATCTCTCGCGTATCCTGCATGGCGATTTCGGCCGTTCCTACATCCTGCAAACCGACGTTTCCGGCCTGGTCCTATCGCAAATGCTGCCGACCTTGAAGCTGACGGCGGCGGCACTGGTGGTTGCGGTGGTATTTGCGGTGGCCAGCGCCGTCATCACCGCCGGCAAGCGCCTGCCCCGCAGCATCGCTGGCGGGATCGAGCTCATTCTGATCTCGACGCCGACCTTCTGGCTCGGCATCCTGCTGCTGTTCGTCTTCTCCTTCACGCTGAAGCTTTTCCCCGTCTCCGGCGACCGGGATATTTCCGCACTGGTGCTGCCGGCCCTGTCGCTCGGCCTCTCTCTCGGCGCCGTCATCGGCCAGGTTCTGCGTGAGGGGCTGGAGCGGGCTCTGGAAGAGCCGTTCGCCCTGACCGTTCGCAGCTGGGGTGCCGGCGACCTCGTCCTGCGGCTGCGGCATGGCCTGCGGCACGCCGCTCTGCCCGCCGTCACGCTGACAGGCTGGCTGATCGGCAACCTGCTGTCCGGCGCCGTCATCACCGAGGCGGTGTTCGGCCGGCCGGGGCTTGGGCGGATCACGGTCAACGCCGTTCTGGCGCATGACCTGCCGGTCGTGCTGGCGGTCGCCGTGCTTTCCGCCTTCGTTTATGTCGTGCTGAGCACGCTGGTCGACATTCTCTATCTGCTGCTCGACCCTCGCCTGCGCAACGACGCCAGGGGGGCAGGCCGATGAGTGTTTCCTCCACGGCGCCGGAGCAAGGAAACGGCCGACCCGTCCGCCTGCTCCGCGCGGCCCTGTCCCGACCGGGCGTTATCGTATCCTCACTTTTCCTGTTACTGGTGGCGGTTGCAACCATCTGGCCGCATGTCCTGACCGCGGCCGATCCGATCGCCGCCGACCCGTTGCAGGCGCAGTTGCCGCCTTCCATCAACCATTGGTTCGGCACCGATCATCTTGGCAGGGATGTCTTTTCCCGTGTCGTGCATGGCGCCCGCTACTCCATTCTGATCGGCGTCAGCGCCGTTGCCATCGCTGCCGTCGTCGGCTCGCTGCTCGGTCTTGTCTCGGGCCTCGCCCGCGGTCTCGTCGACGAAGCGATTTCGCGTTTCCTCGACGTGGTTTCCTCCTTTCCGGATCTGCTGCTGGCGCTGGTGCTGATCTCATTCACCGGTCCCGGCACCGTCAACCTGATCTTCGCGCTCGGCGTGGCATCGGTGCCCCGTTTTGCCAGGGTGGTGCGCGCGCAGACCTTCGTGATCGCCAAAAGCGGCTATGTCGAACAGGCCAAAACATTCGGGCTGACGCCGCGCGTGCTGGTCATCCGCCATGTCCTGCCGCATGCGATAGCCCAGGTTCCAATTCTGGCGACGATCGGCCTCGGCACGACGATCATCCAGGCCGCCGGCCTGAGCTTTCTCGGCATGGGGCCGCAGCCTCCGGCACCGGAATGGGGCGCAATGCTGGCCGAAGCCCGCAATTACCTTCGCGTCGCCTGGTGGATCGGGGTGTGGCCCGGTCTTGCCATCACGCTGACGGTCATTGCCATCAGCGTTCTCGGAAAACGCTGGCAATTGGCCTTCGAAGGCAGGAGGCAGTCGTGACATCAGTCGTTCACATCACCAATCTCAGCATCGGCTTTCCGCAGAACGAACGCGCCAATGCCGTCGTCCACGGCATCGACCTGACGATCGACAAGGGGGAGACCGTTGCTCTGGTGGGTGAATCCGGTTCCGGCAAATCCGTGACAGCCCGTTCGCTCATCGGCCTTTCCGGCGTCGGCGCCAATGTGCGTGCCGACCGGTTCGACATCGATGGTGAAAGCGTCCTCAATTTCGGCGAAAGGGACTGGCGACGCCTGCGTGGCGAAAAGATCGGCTTTGTTCTTCAGGATGCGCTGGTGTCGCTCGATCCGCTACGGCGGATTTCCCAACAATTGTCGGATGCCTTCGGCAGACGCGGCCTTTTCTCCCGCCCGAATGTCGGCCGGGACAGCCACGCGCTGCTGCGGTCGGTCGGCATTCCCGACCCGGAAAGGCGCCTGCCGCAATATCCGCATCAATTGTCCGGCGGGCTGCGCCAGCGCGCCCTCATCGCCACGGCGATTGCCAGGCAGCCGTCGCTGCTGATTGCCGATGAGCCGACAACGGCGCTCGACACCACCGTGCAAAAGCAGATCCTCGATCTCCTGGCCGAGCGCCGGAAGGCCGGGCACACGCTGCTGCTGATCAGCCATGATCTCGCCGTCGTCTCGCGCCTGGCCGACCGCGTGCTGGTGATGCAGAATGGCAGGATCGTCGAGGAAGGACCGCCGGGCAGGATCCTGAGCAATCCGGAACATCCCTACACAAGGCAATTGCTCGATGCGGTGCCGTCGGCGGGATCGCGGGGCTTTCGTCTGTCTCCTCCCAGCGAGCTTCATTCCCGGCAACAGACTGCGCGGCCGCCTGCAGAACCAGTCGAGCGGTTGCGTATTCCGCTGCCGGCCAAACATATCGACCAGGAGAACCGCGTCCTGTCGGCCCTTAATCTCTTCAAGCGTTACGGAGGGGCCGGCGGCGCATTTGCCGTCAATGATGTGTCGTTCGACCTCGCCGCCGGCGAGGCGCTGGGCATCGTCGGCGAGTCCGGCTCCGGCAAGACCACCGTCGCGAAGATAGTCCTCGGCCTGGTCGAGCCGGACGACGGCACGGTGTTCATCGGCGGCGAGCAGTGGAGCAATATTCCGGAAACTCGACGCCGCTTGCGGCGCGCCAGCATGCAATTGATCGCCCAGGATGCCTTGAGTTCGTTCGACCCGCGCTACACGGTCGAAAAGATCGTCGGCGAGAGCCTCGACTCCGTCGGCATCTTCGGCGCGTCCCGCCGCGAGCGTGTGCTCGAAGTGCTGGATGCCGTCCGCCTGGGGTCGGCCTATCTCCACCGTCATCCGCGGGAGCTCTCCGGCGGCCAGCGCCAGCGGGTGGCAATCGCCCGCGCCTTCGCGCCGCGACCGCGGCTTCTGGTGGCCGATGAACCGGTCAGCGCCCTCGACGTTTCGGTGCAGGCACAGGTTCTTGATCTGCTCGCCGAACTGCAGGCCGCCTCCGGTACGGCGCTTCTCTTCATCTCCCATGATCTCGGCGTCATCAACCATCTCACCGATCGCGTGCTGGTGATGAAGGACGGCCGGATCGTCGAGGCGGGCGGCGTCGAGCACGTCTTTTCCGCTCCGCAGCACAGCTACACCCGCGCCCTGCTGGATGCGGTTCCGGCTTTGGCCTGACCGGCGCTTGCAACAACGCCCGGCAAGAGCTTGCCGGAGACATGAAATTCCATCTGCGAGAAACCCGTCATGACCCCTACCCGCAAACGTCGCCTGAAGACCCTGACCGGCGCCAGCAGCGTCATCTCCGCGTCGAATGACACAACGCCATCGACGGGTGCAAAGCGTGCCGTCGAGCTCGCCCGCAAAGCCGAGGCCGAGAAGATCACCGGCTTGTTCACCGCCGATCTTCTGCATATCGACCCGGCCGGCCTTGCCGGCACAGCCGGCATCCAGGAACCGATCATCGCACTTGCGGCGCTGAGCCAGGCGACGTCTGAGATCGGCCTGATCGCCACCGTCTCGACCACCTTCCATCACCCTTACAATCTGGCGCGCCAGATCGGTACGCTGGATCATGCCAGCGGCGGCCGCACCGGTTGGAATGCGGTGACATCCTCAGTCGGCGAAGAGAATTTCGGAGAGACGCTGCCGAGCCCGGAGGAACGTTATGAACGCGCCGCCGAATTCATCGAGATCGTCAACGCGCTCTATGATGCCAATGAACGGGACGCGGCCCAGCGCAAGGGTTCCGGAGCCGTCGGCATCGACCCGGCCAAGTTCCATCGCATCGATTATCGCGGCAAGCATTTCAGCGTCGCCGGCCCGTTGAACGTGCCGCCCTTGCCGCAGCGCCGCCCGGTGCAGTTTCAGGCCGGTCAATCCGAAGCCGGGGTGACGGTGGGCGCCCGCTATGCAGAGGTCGTCTACACCTCGCAGCCCAAGCTCGAGGACGCCATCGCCTTCGCGACCGATCTGCGCCGCCGCGCGGCGAGTTTCGGCCGTGGTAACAATCTGCCCTTCATCATGAATTCCTTCCATTCGGTGATCGGCGAGTCCGACGCCGACGTGGCGCGGCGGCTGAAGGAAAAGCACGAACGCATCGATTATGAGCAGGGTCGGCTGAAGCTCGCCGACATGCTGGGCGGCGATCTCGATCTCTCCGGCCTGCCGCTGGACAGGCCGCTGCCGGAAACATTGCTGCCTGACGTGACCAGCATCAACCGCAGGCGCGGCAGGGTGGAAATCTTTCGTCGCTACGCCCGCCAGGGGTTGACGCTGCGCGAGCTGATCATTCAGGCCCAGGAAACCGGCCACTGGTCGGTCGCCGGCACGCCGGAACAGCTGGCGGATGCGATCGAAGAGCGCGTCAAGGCAGGCGTTCTCGATGTCCTGTCGCTGCACGGCCTGGGCAATCCCGACCAGGAGGACCTGCTGTTGAATGGATTGCTTCCGGAACTCCGGCGCCGTCAACTGATCGATACCGACTATGTCGGAGAAGATTTCCGTTCCAATCTGGAACTGCCGCCGCTGGCGCCGCCGACGGTCAGCCAGTCATCGCGAACGGCCTGACGGCAGGCCGTTCCCAGTTCGGGAAGACGCATGTCAGTCTTACACGTCGTCAAGGACTTTGGCGACGTCGTGGGCTTTGGCCACCTCACCGATCCAGCTGTTGAGCAGTGACGCAGCCGCATGGCTTTGCGACAC
This region includes:
- a CDS encoding SMP-30/gluconolactonase/LRE family protein, with amino-acid sequence MAEASIYEIHDPRFRQLIVTSAGLDELYSSCRWAEGPVWFNDANQLLWSDIPNQRMLRWTPESGVSVYRQPSNFTNGHTRDRQGRLISCEHGARRVTRTEVDGSITVLADRFEGARLNSPNDVVVKSDGTIWFTDPTYGIMSDYEGYRAIPEQPSRNVYRLDPATGVLAAVVKDFTQPNGLAFSPDETILYVADSAASHDESLPRHIRAFDVVDGERLTNGRVFCLIDTGIPDGIRTDVNGNLWSSAGDGVHCFDPMGKLIGKIRVPQTVANLTFGGPRRNRLFIAATRSVYAVYVAVSGAQVP
- a CDS encoding LLM class flavin-dependent oxidoreductase translates to MTKKQVILGAQFPGVNNFTVWSDPAAGSQIAFSSFRHFAETVERGKFDFIFLAEGLRVREQGGRFHELDVAGRPNTLAILTALASITDHVGLIGTLTTTFNEPYPLARQLATLDILSGGRAGWNVVTSPGAFTGANFRRGDHLPHRERYERAREFLETARKLWTEGGFAAGSRHFDIGGQSALSPLPQGAPVIAQAGDSDEGRELAASHADLIYSRHGSLEAGQAFYADVKRRLTKYGRSPNALKILPGANFVIGDTQADAQEKLRAIRLQQVSPRNAIVFLEQVWNRDLSSYDPEGPLPEIEPDISETRLAQGRANNQDVAGRLETARVWRELAERDKLSIRQLIIRVTGRQHFVGTPDEIATEINRYVQADAADGFVFAPHLTPSGFDEFVDRVVPILQERGVYRRDYGEGTLRSNLGLPDPTAQYSTPPLAAAV
- a CDS encoding LLM class flavin-dependent oxidoreductase, with the protein product MTLPNGLQVGIGVDLAVYPFDNHASQRDFWRTLVSRLDEVVEFITLEDGFAAAGGDGLDAILLANWLAPRSRKIGIIAGAPVNYLEPFHISTAIATLDYVSEGRAGLFAQQLRGDRALQAKQAIGALDGFPTTDGAALEQDAKDAIEVIRRLWDSWEEDAIIRDRESFRFLDGAKLHYINFESAAFKVLGPSITPRPPQGQPVVAAVQIEGDDASATADVVFIRPGIPERINLRTLPGNPKTQAVFVDLDVDAEPISVAGFAAQVARVAASGADGVRLILRDPSQLDHLVNELLPALRAASLLRKPGSGTLRERLGLPKAINRYTSAA
- a CDS encoding GNAT family N-acetyltransferase, yielding MTDIVVRSSLLDPAAQPLIDGLVSEYDGRYGAASRPGGARAEIFRYPVSLFSHPLGDFLLLQRNGQTVAGGAFMSHDDETAEMKRIWTHPHLRRQGLARAIVLALEESAAQLGYTRSYLSTGFRQPEAVALYLSLGYRPLFDPSADPSLYRSLPFEKHIGEKAGQVGTTPIYPPAASFEEATARVTALKTAQEAKIRDRLASHDASAA
- a CDS encoding MsnO8 family LLM class oxidoreductase, whose product is MSYALSFLDKSPIHGPEPAAAALQRSLSLAKRAEDLGYRRFWVAEHHNSPSLASSSPEVLISFLLARTSRINIGSGGVMLQHYSAYKVAENFNLLAALAPGRVDLGVGKAPGGLPLSTRALQQAYDPERKPSFSEQLTELDGFLHHGDAGQSQDERPVAFPVPDQPPGRFVLGASAESATLAARLGWGFVYAAHIHGDASAIAEALAAYRNAGGTSALLALSVITAETNALAESIGGETRRFRVEVEGGQAVNVGSEDQAREYVRQSGKTQYQIEERSPRLIRGTPSSVHAELQQLHRTYGVAEFIIDCPLSDGAQRLKTIELLAAGRAAIAA